Proteins encoded together in one Falco biarmicus isolate bFalBia1 chromosome 4, bFalBia1.pri, whole genome shotgun sequence window:
- the LOC130149297 gene encoding collagen alpha-1(I) chain-like, giving the protein MRRGRGAGLAGLAALLLVAVGRAQVQQEPSAETTEDTGIAISCSHPSILTTDLIYWYRQLPGRGPAFITSGHKGSREVQDPPGRMSVAADRRSSALWLARPRRRDAAVYYCAVGDTGLGAGAAAGHEPRRPGPGVCVGGGGTAPAGPARGRCRLGPPGRGRFPPPPAAPAPAPGSAGAPCSRCPGSAPLLLEGCCASVLRGSKQPRLGRAARGA; this is encoded by the exons atgcggcggggccggggcgcagggctggcggggctggccgcgctgctgctgg tggctgtgggcagagccCAGGTGCAGCAGGAGCCGTCGGCAGAGACCACCGAGGACACCGGCATCGCCATCAGCTGCTCACACCCCAGCATATTGACAACAGACTTAATCTACTGGTACCGCCAGCTCCCGGGCCGAGGCCCCGCATTCATCACGAGCGGTCACAAAGGGTCCAGAGAGGTGCAGGACCCTCCGGGGCGGATGTCGGTGGCGGCAGACCGCCGGTCCAGCGCCCTGTGGctcgcccggccccggcgcagGGACGCGGCGGTGTATTACTGCGCCGTGGGAGACACGGGGCTCGGagccggggctgcggccgggcaCGAACCtcggcggccggggccgggcgtgtgtgtcgggggcggggggacagccccggccgggcccgccagggggcgctgccgcctcggcccgcccggccgcgggcgCTTCCCGCCACCGCCtgcggcaccggcaccggcaccgggatCAGCGGGTGCCCCTTGCAGTCGCTGCCCGGGCTCAGCACCTCTCCTCCTCGAGGGCTGCTGCGCATCGGTGCTCCGAGGCAGCAAACAGCCGCGCTTGGGCCGCGCTGCACGGGGAGCCTGA